The Parasteatoda tepidariorum isolate YZ-2023 chromosome X2, CAS_Ptep_4.0, whole genome shotgun sequence genome includes a region encoding these proteins:
- the LOC107443593 gene encoding general transcription factor II-I repeat domain-containing protein 2B-like yields the protein MTGIKSGFLGLFNQAYPGNNVSFLLCVIHQDALCKSAMNMKPVLDAVVKLINTIRFRGLTHRQFRDFLQSVQSEYSDVLYYTNVRWLSAGCFFERVWQPKVDIVSFFHEKQSSTECEILEDTAWLSDFVFFPDLLCHMNNLNVEMQEKNQFIDDIWAHLKAFKLKLNLFAGQLAKND from the coding sequence ATGACAGGAATAAAATCTGGATTCCTTGGACTCTTTAATCAGGCCTATCCCGGGAATAACGTTAGTTTTCTACTTTGTGTTATACACCAAGATGCTCTGTGTAAATCTGCAATGAATATGAAACCTGTGCTTGATGCAGTAGTAAAGCTTATTAATACTATTCGATTTCGTGGGCTTACTCACCGGCAATTCCGAGATTTTCTTCAGTCCGTGCAATCTGAATACTCTGATGTACTGTATTACACGAATGTAAGGTGGCTTAGTGCAGGATGTTTTTTTGAGCGAGTTTGGCAGCCGAAGGTCGACATAGTGTCGTTCTTCCATGAGAAACAGTCTTCAACAGAGTGCGAAATATTAGAAGATACAGCATGGCTTTCAGACTTTGTATTTTTCCCAGATCTTCTTTGTCATATGAACAACTTGAATGTTGAAATGCAAGAGAAAAATCAATTCATCGATGATATCTGGGCCCATCTCAAGGCTTTTAAACTGAAGCTTAATCTGTTTGCTGGGCAGCTAGCTAAGAACGACTAG